One region of Oryza sativa Japonica Group chromosome 5, ASM3414082v1 genomic DNA includes:
- the LOC4338289 gene encoding probable glycerol-3-phosphate acyltransferase 3 → MAKKPCEFPTAVLSFRRFLQRRFLGGRHHHRPTSTTATGAAIPPADKLHNQTVMIDLESWLLRSPMSTFPYFMIVAIEAGSFLRGLILLLIYPLLWLLLSHDMLLKAMVMVSFFGLPEKEVVRIGKAVLPKFFLEGMAMEGLEVVRNAKKVVVFSPLFPRVMVEGFLKEYIGVNAVIGREVIAVAGRYVGLLVDHIDMDDGGFVDEVMEETKRGKGDGAVGLAGVGSKMHHLFSRYCKETYVVCDADKKEWQPVPREKYPKPLIFHDGRLAFKLTPCAAVAMYTYLPWGIFLAVFRSLAFGLLPYRVSVPLAAFTGMRSRLIAGPSPDATRRNSGTAGGRLYVCNHRTLLDPITVAAVLNKPITAVTYSVSPVSELIAPIRTARLTRDRDEDRRRMEALLARGDLVVCPEGTTCREPYLLRFSPLFAELTGEVTPVALETRIDMFYGTSTKPAAKWLDPFYFMLNSRPEYHVEFLQPVSTAPVDGEAGGHGHSINAANRVQRVLGEALAFELTEQTRKDKYEMLAGNKGNVKGEAKM, encoded by the exons ATGGCGAAGAAGCCATGTGAATTTCCAACGGCCGTTCTCTCCTTCCGTCGCTTCCTCCAGAGACGCTTCTTGGGAGGgcggcaccaccaccgcccAACGTCGACCACGGCAACTGGTGCAGCTATACCACCGGCAGATAAGCTACACAACCAAACTGTAATGATTGATCTGGAGTCATGGCTACTGAGGTCGCCCATGTCGACCTTCCCTTACTTCATGATCGTCGCCATCGAGGCCGGTAGCTTCCTCCGCGGCCTCATCCTGCTGCTGATATACCCTCTCTTATGGCTCCTTCTCAGCCATGACATGCTTCTCAAGGCCATGGTCATGGTGTCCTTCTTTGGGTTGCCCGAGAAGGAGGTGGTCAGGATTGGTAAGGCAGTTCTACCAAAGTTCTTCCTGGAAGGGATGGCCATGGAGGGGCTGGAGGTGGTGAGGAACGCGAAGAAAGTGGTCGTGTTTAGTCCGTTGTTTCCGAGGGTGATGGTCGAGGGTTTCTTGAAAGAGTACATAGGCGTGAACGCTGTCATCGGAAGGGAGGTCATAGCGGTTGCCGGGCGTTACGTCGGGCTCCTCGTCGACCACATTGACATGGACGATGGAGGTTTTGTTGACGAGGTGATGGAAGAGACGAAGCGCGGCAAGGGCGACGGAGCTGTTGGGCTTGCTGGAGTGGGCAGCAAGATGCATCATCTGTTTTCTcgttattgcaag GAAACCTATGTTGTATGTGACGCCGACAAGAAGGAATGGCAGCCGGTGCCAAGAGAGAAGTACCCTAAACCTTTGATCTTCCACGATGGCCGGCTCGCCTTCAAGCTGACGCCCTGTGCCGCGGTGGCGATGTACACCTACCTACCTTGGGGTATCTTCCTCGCCGTCTTCCGCAGCCTGGCATTTGGCCTCCTCCCCTACCGTGTGTCCGTCCCTCTCGCCGCGTTCACTGGCATGCGCTCCCGTCTGATCGCCGGCCCGTCGCCTGATGCCACCCGCCGGAACAGCGGGACGGCCGGGGGTCGCCTCTACGTCTGCAACCACCGCACGCTCCTGGACCCTATTACCGTCGCGGCCGTGCTGAACAAGCCCATCACTGCGGTGACGTACAGTGTAAGCCCGGTATCGGAGTTGATTGCGCCAATCCGCACGGCGCGCCTGACGCGCGACCGGGACGAGGACCGGCGGCGCATGGAGGCGCTGCTGGCGCGCGGCGACCTCGTGGTGTGCCCCGAGGGCACCACGTGCCGTGAGCCGTACCTCCTTCGGTTTAGCCCACTCTTCGCTGAGCTCACCGGCGAGGTGACCCCCGTTGCGCTGGAGACACGGATTGACATGTTCTACGGCACGTCGACGAAGCCTGCCGCCAAGTGGCTGGACCCATTCTACTTCATGCTGAATTCGAGACCGGAGTACCACGTCGAGTTCCTGCAGCCCGTCAGCACCGCTCCAGTAGACGGTGAGGCAGGCGGTCACGGCCACAGTATCAACGCCGCAAACAGGGTACAGCGCGTGCTCGGCGAGGCGCTTGCATTCGAGCTGACAGAGCAGACGCGAAAGGACAAGTACGAGATGCTGGCCGGGAATAAAGGGAACGTGAAAGGTGAAGCCAAGATGTAG